tttttcggtttgatataaattttgaatcttattcaaaatgagggattttactTTCAAAAtcgtctcatcattttaatttaaaaatcgcgtgccacgagtttgtatgtttgccggattcatgcaactatattatttaataatatacatacatgcatactactatatatcgcatatatcataatatgacattcaacaataaataaggatgatcgatcgcaaacactattagatccatgtgagccatacatggatccaggtccaaaacctagatgattgcagggatgcaaatgcaactattacaaaagcttccaatattttgcatgtcttcatcttgttcaTCGGGCCCATcgtcttccagtcttgatctcccactatttctaataattacatttaaatagccatgtcacataagggatacatttCATGGGGGTGAGAACGGGCcgtaaaccaggcccacttttaataatatcaaatattaacaaaatgaataaaaacagtaaaatatcctaacatacacataacacattggtcaaggctctcgatcatgcttcatgcatttaatatcaaatattaacatcaattaaattaaataaatttaattaattgataaatcatatatctaataattttatcactaaccaccacaattattaaataatttaataaattaaataaacacatttatttaatttccaattaaatcaataatatttgatttcttgtaaaactcatttttaccataaataattaaaatcatattctaattatttattttacaagaaaattattaattttccaaaaattaattttcaaaaagaaaaattgaaccaattttcaaaaatatcaattttatccaaaatttgaaaaatcagaaaattgcaccttagacccaaacaattcaagcccatcagCCAGCACGCTTCCCGAGACACTCCAGGGCAGCCGCCcccgctgcccgaacgtttcgggccGCGCGCAGCGCGCCCAAACGCAGccgaagttttaaaatttttattttatttttacaatcaaaatatatttgattgggcgttcgtatggttttcaaaatcaaacattGATAGGGCGTTAGAATCGTTATACCTTTGGTGATttaatcactggactccaactattTCGGGGTtggcggagatagctcttggtgaatccctacgaactttcttcagatCTGCTTTCTttgatcctcctatcaagtccacgactagatcgtttgatcctcttccaaattgcacgAGAAAACTTGGAAGAAATTTTACGTATGAGATTGatatttgagagacggctcaaacttttCTCCGAAAGGAGATGACCGAAAATATTTGGAAGAGAAGGGAGTGTTTTCTCGAAATTTTACTATGATGGAGGCTAGAGTTATGGCTTGATTatcctatttataattaagccatGACCTTAATACACATATAATAATACATGGGCTTTTTTATTAACATTAAtaggcttgattaattaattgggctagtccaactagtttaattaattaatcaaagtccattaagaactttaattatttagtacgttggacttgtactcctaaaagcccattaaacatattacgcactatatttaaatttaatatttaataaacccaacttttgagtttaataaattaaattcattataaattcgacatttgaatttattacataaattgtaaattcaactccttgaattttatcatctccaaaatttaattatcctaaattcaactccttgaatttactataataatatataaattcaactacttgaatttattatctaaaaatttaattatcataaattcaactccttgaatttactataatatataaattcaactacttaaatttattatcttaacgggaacaaacgatccagtgcttgtgtgaccctcaatggttcagggatacagctagctgtgggttcacaactctttgtaattcgaaataacatttattcttattcgagcttaccctagttagctccattcttttcatcaacaccttgatcaagaatgtcagaactcatttctgattgcacccatcgaatcatggtaagagcgtctagtagcattgcCCCATGCTCccataggtatcactgatagtgcctgcaagaaccagtcgattatgattaacgtacagtatggtccattcatatcatatatcccaatcgaatctgcaaccattggttcatcgagggttgcatattaattcgataactatgtgataactataaatagtggcatcgcatgtaccgttcgagaactccttctctaacgtacatctcatactctggccagagattccatgcactataatttcatcagatcacataggatatctacacccgcaggtgagcggtgaataccctactacaatgcactggctcctatttGTGTCGcgactgtacccaacctcgccacctgatgactctcctggagtcggtaaacgagtcaaatcacatccctagcatatagagtctcagtgttgtcccgggtcgtaagtgttggatctcggttttctacacgcccaaacgcagcggaagttttaaaatttttattttattttgacaatcaaaatatatttgattgaacgttcgtatggttttcaaaaacaaaatattcataGGATGTTAGAATTTATACCTTCGGTGAAAATTTCACAATGCTCCAACTATTACGgggttagcggagatagctcttgataaaTTCTCTACAAACTTTCTTCGAGTTTCCTTCTATCAAGTTTACGACCagaagatttgttcctctttcaaatattactagaatatttgaaagaagtttttacgttgagatgaaaaatttgagagatgactcaaatttctttttcttgaaaagtgGCCAAAAATTTTCGAGGAATTGTAATTTGAGATTCTCGAAAATCTCATATCATGTACGTGGAGGCTATccctttttttaatttatatattaaaaacaagACCTTTAACCTAAATTCCATAATTATGTATTTAGGTTCCTTAATTAAATCCAATGGgctttattaattaaatagacTAGtcaaactagtttaattaattatattaaagtccattaagatgtttaatcatttaatatgttgaacttgtactcctacaagcccattaaacatacctcccatcatatttaatttaatatttaataaattcaacccttgagtttaataaattaaatccattataaattcaacatttgaatttattattataaattcaactctttgaattttatcaccttcaaaatttaatatttaataaacccaacatttgagtttaataaattaaattatcaaattttataaattcaacttgttgaatttattctctcaaaatttaattatcataaattcaactccttgaatttactatataatataaattcaacttcatGAACTTATTCtttcaacgggaacaaacgatccagtacttgtgtgaccctcaatgtttcagggatacagctagccgtgggttcacaactctttgtgattgaTGACTTAAttccttattcgggcttaccctagttagccccattcttttcatcaacaccttaatcaagaatgtcagacctcatttctgattgcacccatcggatcatggtaagagtgtctagtagcatcgcaccatgatcccctaggtatcactgatagtgcatgcaagaaccagtcgattatgatcaacgtacaatacggtcctttcatctcatatatcacgatcgaatctgcaaccattggttcatcgagggttgcatattaattcgataactatgtgataactataaatagtggcatcacatgtaccgttcgagcactccttctctaacgtacatcttatactctggccagagattccatgcactataatttcatcagatcacataggatatctacacccgcaggtgagcggtgaatccctgactacaatgcactggctcctatatgtttcgcaattattcccaacctcgccacctgatgactctcatggattcagtaaacgagtcaaagcataGCCCTCGCATATAGAGCCTCactgttgtcccgggtcgtaaggactaatggtgtgcaatcataaccacggacttattcTCTCGATGAATggtaaccacttggaaagtccgagggagggttgttcggtataatcatcatatgacttcCCATCTGCacgtttggacatctctatgtccttatcaagaaacgcagtacacaacatcacaaatgctagactcaagcgacctttatttagttttaggcggctgaatcgactaggaacgaatgatagtgtttacaaacgagtttcaatatcgaattacgattcatttgtattaaagtataatcaaggtctttatctatgtttgataacatgggtatatagataaagaaataacaaactatgaaataatgaattatattaaaataaagattgtttattacaactgagtcaataaaatccagCCAACaattggcttgcagggcatttACTCTAACACATGTATCTCCACAGGACCTTCTTTCTTAATTCGCCTTTGTTAATGGTCATTCTCAAGGGGATGGCTGTTGCCATTTTGGGGTGCCTAGCCCTGGAATTTGTTGAATGTTAGTCATGACTAGGGGTTCATACTGAACTCCATTTGTTGATACAGTTCGGTACTTGAAAGATTCTGCTATCAGTTTTCTGCATAAAGTGAACAGCGAGATTCTTCATTggcatattatatttttatcacgTTGTCATCTTCATAAATTTTGGACGATATCATTAATGCTAAATGACATAATCAGTCCCTTTCATATGTGTTCTATGGTTTGGCATCTTTGCATGGCTGCAAGTTATTGGTTTCATTCCTCCCGTTAAATCCTTTTTAGATGGTGGTTTTCAATACTTCTTTATTCCCATGATAAGGGGCTTGGAGAAGTAAGATACAAAAATTGAGCTTACTGCTGCTATTAAAGCCTTACTGACTAGTGGAAAGCCAACCCCTCAAATACAATAGTTCATTGACTCACTCATTATCAACTGTTGTAGGGTAACTAGGAAATTGTGATATTACCTTGTCTCACTCACGCTCACACTCACACTCACACTCACACTCACACTCATTTATGTTTCTCTTTGTACCCTTCCTTCTccttatttaatcaaatttttttgtcaccattttatttttttatccccTTATAAAATATAGTcaacatttttaattttaagcAGTACTGTCAGTCTGATTTTTCTAAAACTGAGttctttttgtttatttgttGGTTGGGCAGTGATTGTTGGAGAAATCGCAAATTTTGCAGCTTATGCCTTTGCACCAGCAATTCTAGTGACTCCTCTTGGAGCTCTCAGCATTATTATCAGGCATGATATCCTTTCAGAGACATTAGTTGACTTTGTTACAGGACcttgtttgatcaattatttGTGTGCGTATATTGCAGTGCTGTACTTGCGCACATTATTTTGCGGGAGAGGCTCCATATTTTTGGTATTCTTGGCTGTGTTTTGTGTGTTGTGGGCTCGACAACTATTGTCTTGCATGCTCCACAAGAACGGGAGATTGAATCTGTAAAAGAAGTTTGGGACCTTGCCACTGAGCCAGGTAACTTTACATATTGGCTTTCTTTATTACTTGGTTGATCATACTGCAGCGCTCTTCTTTATCTTTTTTATGCCATGTTCCCTGCTGAGCATAAATATTACATCTGTCCTGCAGCTTTTCTCTTCTATGCATCTCTGGTGATGGCAATTGTCCTCGTACTAGTATTTCGTTATATTCCAGAATATGGACAGACACATATAATGTTTTACATTGGTGTTTGTTCACTAGTTGGCTCCTTGTCGGTAGGTATTTCTTATAGGCTCATTTGGTCCTCCTCAAGTTGACCCTCTTTTAGTGCAgtcaaatcaagaaaataagaaaatagGAAAGCGTTATTATGTAGTTTCTTTAAGTATCAATACTAAGAACGGTGACTTTGTAGGTCATGAGCGTAAAAGCACTAGGAATTGCATTGAAGTTGACATTGTCAGGAATGAATCAGCTAATATATCCCCAGACATGGGCCTTCGCTATAGTTGTTGGTGCTTGCCTGGTTACTCAAATGAATTACTTGAATAAGGTAAAAAATGTATCCTCTATTTCTTCATTACCATGTTGATGTGTCTGTGCATTGTTTAAAGCAGATAGCAACACCATTAATACTATGTGAATTTGGCCTTAGGTATGCCTTTATCATTTTATCCATGTATTTCAGTTATAATAAAGCCATCAACTTTTGTTTGGTTTTTCATTCTGTTGGGTGTCTAATTACTTGAACAATGAGGgttctcaaaatttttaaactttatttCTATTGATTTAATAGTGGATGGTTTTTTTCACTCTAATGTGAGATTTTCACCTAATGCAACAGGTAGTTTTGGAATGTGTCTCTATATAAACTTTCGATTTTCTAATCTATTATAAATCTTGAATGCAGGCTCTTGACACGTTCAACACTGCTGTAGTTTCACCTATTTACTATGTCATGTTCACGTCCTTGACTATATTGGCAAGTGTGATCATGTTCAAGGTAATTAATTATTCATCTCAATGGATTACTTTTAAGAATGTTATTTGGTTGTGTAAAACTGTCATCGTTTTTCACAGTAAGCAATCACTGTCAAAAAAGTTCTATTGTTAGGGGGAACCATGTACTCGAGGGCTTGTATCGAGATAGCATGGATATCATATGCACAAACATTTTTTTCCCTGCCAGATAAGGAGTGTATATTGCTCCTACAGTACCTTGTGGCTGTTtatgtaaaggcctagaaatccttacttgagaatttgcggaaaaattaaaaattttcttttaaactatatgaaatatccagttcataaaataaactgttaaataatgtatcatgtttaaaaatagcagcggaagaaattaatgttgtaaaaataactgtaaaaattttatccaacggtaggtaaaaatgtttgatcgataacaataataaatgctgaaaagtgaggtcctcgggtcccactactgccgactcgagctggctcactgatccccgccctcggtcccgacatcatcagtacctacaacaatcaagtctagtgagtctaaagactcagcatgcatatatcgtaaataacaagtaaataaataataaagtcgcatgcaagtgaaaatatcctgtaataaggtgtaacgtaaaatatcatttcaaaggtaattatagtacgtgcatgactgaactgaaaatatcagtgaaaatgtttgctccttagagccctgtaataaaatggcatgtcataaattttgtgttgagattatggtctacgcaagtggtccctgaactgagctgaccggtaactggtgaccggaccaGTAACTGGAGACCGGatttaataatgtacgtctgatcagactcctGCCaaagtatactgggtgaaacaactgaactgaccggtaactgacgaccggaccggtaactagCGATCGGATTTAATAATGATCCCAtgtagtaaagtgaccacaagcaatatcgcataaatctcaaaataaatatttttgcacgtgatataaataaataacatcattaaatatgaacaatttcgatcttcttgcattaaaatcatgtacatgcgatatttaaaaatacctatatggcttgattgaagagtgaaagaagatataaacatgccttggtttgttttgacagaaaacaaacgaaataacgacgcggcgcggcggagacggagtgctcttcacgttcatacttttctctcttaattcctttaaaccaagcatgcaccataattattataatggcataaaaatcgtaaatgtgatgcacgaacatttaaaaatatcatgatttgtgctcagggcgctccaaggactaaaatctcaccccgggtgcaaaatgaccatttttgcccctgaaaacccgaaaattatcgtttcaaccctggacctctaaaattgacccgaagcttacccaactccttaaaatgtcccaaaacatttttaaaggtgctcctagacgtaaactcgagccaaaatcataacttaaccgatttgttttcaaatttggaccggggtcccggttttaacccgaatcgactcgaaactcaactaaatttttcccaacttaatTTCACATCTTAAAAACACTATAGTGATCCTAACATCTTAAAATCGGCCTAAGAGCTTACGGCTAACAATTTCAGAAATCATCAAACCACTCGGCCCTTCCCACAAGACACGTTCACCCATTGACTCACCCTATTAATCACGTTTATTCTATCACCCACCGAAAGCAGCCCTCAACCAATCACACCTTAGCTATTCTAGTCTCCATTATACCCAAGAATCCACGCCTACTCCTCCATGCACGAAACACCGCTCACCCGCTCAGAAACATGCACGCACCCTACACGGCTAACCACTCAACCTAGTTCGATCTGCGTTGTGGCTCTTCCCAGCACCAGCCGTGCCTTTACAGGTCGTGGTTCAGACCCCTCAAAGTTTGATCCATGGCTTGGTATGGCACCTGCAACGCTGAACCTTGCCCCTTCATCGATCTACCCACACACGCACCCATAAACAAGAACCGAGGATCCTTCATACTCTACATCGTATAGACTCGTTTCCAACCTACGACTCTTCTCTTGATTGGTAATAACAGGCCCCATTTGCCTCAGTTGACAGCCCCTTTGCACAACTAGCAGAGAAAGCGTGAGCACTCAATATATACTGCAATAACATGATGCGATCCAAAAGCTTCATCATTTTATGCATAGATCGACAGATTACGTGAACACCCAACATTAATATTAACGTGCATGATGCAAAAACAGGAGTAACAAGCATGCTTGATTGTGTTAAACACGAGGAGATAAAAGAGAGAGGAGTCGGAAGAATCTATCTACGCAAGAACTGAAATAGCCGAAGGTTCCTTGAGCTTTGCTGTTTGAGAAAATCGATAGGGTGAGGAATTCTGAGTGGGTGGGATGTCGGCTGGTGAAGGTGCTAATGTCTAGGTTTAGGTTAAAgggtaatatatatatatatatactaattacATAGTTAACAAATAGTTTAAAGGGtcttaatttgattaattaaaagcTTAAGAGTTTTAGGCCCAATAAGTCCAAAAGTGGGCCCATAAGTTTCATACGCCataccgaaaaatatttcgtgttgagaagattttgaaaatattaaccgaacccttaaaaagtgtcccgattcgataaaatttgcgtaccgataaaaaaataaaatctgcaGGTAGAAATATccaaaaattcccatttttcaaaaatacacttaaaaatgctttaaattaatttataaaaataaatcgtgtaataaaataattttccttaaattctccgatctccgttcctcgatcgaacgtgaaatgcacctagaaaccctaatgcgtgaacttttaaaatttcatgaaacaaATCCtgtcatgcatgaattatgcctaaaatgcataaaaataattaaacataaattaatgAAACAAACATGCTAAaataccacttcttaaataagtctttattaacttatttcaatactccatctccggTCCGGCTCACTTATTTAGCTGAAAAgataacaattaaactactgcgtaaaataaataaatttaaagaaaagaatttaaatactcatgcaataaactcatttaaaatattagaattatGCACGGGTTCTACAGTTTATATGCTACTGTGATCAAGATGTGGTCCTCAAACCGCTACATGTCTCAAAAACTTTAATTTGCTTCAATGCCACCACTTCACCTTTTGGTTTGGTCACAGATACTTGGCCtcgtaaatattttaaaaataagaaccTTGATTTGCACCAATGCCCCACCACTTTTTACCTCTTGGTTCGGTCACAGGTGCTCGGTCCTATAagatatgtttttaaaataatggcACATTGATGTATAAGCTATTTGAGGAAAT
This window of the Primulina huaijiensis isolate GDHJ02 chromosome 3, ASM1229523v2, whole genome shotgun sequence genome carries:
- the LOC140973526 gene encoding probable magnesium transporter NIPA4, which encodes MAASDMSLAAAAADSYKGMSSDNIKGLVLGLSSSFFIGASFIVKKKGLKKAGASGVRAGVGGYSYLYEPLWWTGMITMIVGEIANFAAYAFAPAILVTPLGALSIIISAVLAHIILRERLHIFGILGCVLCVVGSTTIVLHAPQEREIESVKEVWDLATEPAFLFYASLVMAIVLVLVFRYIPEYGQTHIMFYIGVCSLVGSLSVMSVKALGIALKLTLSGMNQLIYPQTWAFAIVVGACLVTQMNYLNKALDTFNTAVVSPIYYVMFTSLTILASVIMFKDWDRQNPTQIVTEMCGFVTILSGTFLLHKTKDMADGSLSMSMKLPRYADDENGFGTEGIPLRRQESTRT